One genomic window of Indioceanicola profundi includes the following:
- a CDS encoding S24 family peptidase gives MLKHADIWRAIDRLAARHGLSASGLAKRGGLDPTTFNKSKRTTPDGKLRWPSTESIAKVLEATGSSFAEFVNMTDGGAEGPRRVQRVPVIGYAQAGSQGFFDDAGYPVGSGWDELEFPHVADPHAYALEISGDSMEPLYRDGDIIIVSPAANVRRGDRVVVRTREGEVMAKHLARMTATKIELQSLNKAHADRSLAMTDVAWMARIIWASQ, from the coding sequence ATGCTCAAGCATGCTGACATCTGGCGCGCCATCGACCGGCTTGCTGCCCGCCATGGCCTATCCGCATCCGGTCTCGCCAAGCGCGGCGGGCTGGACCCAACCACCTTCAACAAGTCGAAGCGCACCACGCCGGACGGCAAGCTGCGCTGGCCCTCGACCGAAAGCATCGCCAAGGTGCTGGAGGCGACGGGCAGCAGCTTCGCGGAGTTCGTGAACATGACCGACGGCGGGGCGGAAGGCCCCCGCCGGGTCCAGCGGGTTCCCGTGATCGGCTACGCACAGGCCGGCAGCCAAGGGTTTTTCGACGATGCCGGCTATCCGGTCGGCAGCGGCTGGGATGAGCTGGAATTCCCCCATGTCGCCGATCCCCACGCCTATGCGCTGGAGATTTCCGGCGACAGCATGGAGCCGCTGTACCGCGATGGCGACATCATCATCGTGTCGCCGGCCGCCAATGTGCGCCGCGGCGACCGGGTGGTGGTCCGCACACGGGAGGGAGAGGTGATGGCCAAGCATCTCGCCCGCATGACGGCCACGAAGATCGAGTTGCAATCGCTGAACAAGGCCCATGCCGACCGGTCGCTGGCGATGACCGACGTGGCCTGGATGGCGCGGATCATCTGGGCCAGCCAGTAG
- a CDS encoding tellurite resistance TerB family protein: MIDHPRALIYTMVTVSASDGDMTDPELKTISENVRYLPAFRGFKLNELTDVAQECTELLSDEDGLDKIIGMIKQSLPPRLRETAYALACEVVAADGTATQEELRMLELLRHGLDVDRLTAAALERGARARYAMG; this comes from the coding sequence ATGATCGACCACCCCCGCGCGCTGATCTACACCATGGTCACTGTTTCGGCTTCCGACGGCGACATGACCGATCCCGAACTGAAGACGATCAGCGAGAATGTCCGCTACCTGCCGGCCTTCCGCGGGTTCAAGCTGAACGAACTGACCGACGTGGCGCAGGAATGCACCGAGCTGCTGTCGGACGAGGACGGGCTGGACAAGATCATCGGGATGATTAAGCAGTCCCTGCCGCCGCGACTGCGGGAAACCGCCTATGCCCTGGCCTGCGAAGTGGTGGCCGCCGACGGCACCGCCACGCAGGAGGAGCTGCGCATGCTGGAGCTGCTGCGCCACGGGCTGGATGTGGATCGGCTGACGGCGGCTGCACTGGAGCGCGGCGCCCGCGCCCGCTATGCGATGGGGTGA
- a CDS encoding DUF421 domain-containing protein, with translation MFFDSWPDLGRTLVVGALAYVGLVFLLRISGPRTLSKMNAFDLIVTVALGSTLATVLLSKDVALAEGMLAFALLIGLQFVITWLSVRSEGFQRLIKDEPALVAWQGRLLPEPMKARRVTREEVMAAIRAQGHSGMDSVGAVVLETDGSFSIVGSPVNSPAEAMDPVGGAARRMVTSGPAARTGDAPPG, from the coding sequence ATGTTCTTCGATAGCTGGCCCGATCTGGGGCGGACCTTGGTGGTGGGCGCGCTGGCCTATGTGGGGCTGGTGTTCCTGCTGCGCATCTCCGGACCCCGCACCCTCTCAAAGATGAACGCCTTCGACCTCATCGTCACGGTGGCGCTGGGCTCCACCCTTGCGACGGTGCTGCTGTCCAAGGACGTGGCCCTGGCCGAGGGAATGCTCGCCTTCGCCCTGCTGATCGGGTTGCAGTTCGTCATCACATGGCTGTCTGTGCGCTCGGAAGGATTCCAGCGGCTTATCAAGGACGAACCGGCCCTGGTCGCCTGGCAGGGCAGGCTGCTGCCGGAACCCATGAAGGCCCGCCGGGTCACGCGGGAAGAGGTGATGGCCGCGATACGCGCCCAGGGCCATTCCGGCATGGACAGCGTCGGCGCGGTTGTTCTGGAAACCGACGGCAGCTTCAGCATCGTCGGCAGCCCTGTCAACAGCCCGGCCGAGGCGATGGACCCGGTCGGCGGTGCGGCCCGCCGGATGGTGACGTCCGGACCCGCCGCAAGAACCGGCGATGCCCCGCCGGGCTGA
- a CDS encoding universal stress protein — translation MTRILACVDGSVYTQSVCDHAAWAAERTGDAVELLHVLGRRDVSSAPADLSGSLSADDRQKLLAEFTAHDEQRAKLMQVRGRSILEEAKARIQAAGQDAQGLLRQGDLVETLAEFEAEARLVVIGKRGEAADFARLHLGSNLERAVRSSHKPVLVASRAFRPVNRFLIAFDGGPSATKAVDIIAQGPLLRGIECHLLMVGSPKPQAEAALDAAAARLREAGYPVHAETRPGHAEEVIAAYVEQAGIDLLVMGAYGHSRIRNLIIGSTTTAMVRACKVPVLMIR, via the coding sequence ATGACCAGGATCCTGGCCTGCGTCGACGGCTCGGTCTACACGCAGAGCGTATGCGACCATGCGGCCTGGGCGGCGGAGCGCACCGGCGATGCCGTGGAGCTTCTGCATGTGCTGGGCAGGCGCGACGTCTCCTCCGCCCCCGCCGACCTCAGCGGCAGCCTTTCGGCGGATGATCGACAGAAGCTGCTGGCGGAATTCACGGCCCATGACGAGCAGCGCGCCAAGCTCATGCAGGTGCGCGGGCGCAGCATCCTGGAAGAGGCGAAAGCCCGCATCCAGGCCGCCGGGCAGGATGCCCAAGGCCTGCTGCGCCAGGGCGATCTGGTGGAAACCCTGGCCGAGTTCGAGGCCGAGGCGCGGCTGGTCGTCATCGGCAAGCGCGGCGAGGCCGCCGACTTCGCCCGGCTGCATCTCGGCTCCAACCTGGAGCGGGCGGTGCGGTCAAGCCACAAGCCGGTGCTGGTGGCGTCACGGGCCTTCCGGCCGGTGAACCGGTTCCTGATCGCCTTCGACGGGGGCCCGAGCGCCACCAAGGCGGTGGACATCATCGCCCAGGGGCCGCTGCTGCGCGGCATCGAATGCCATCTGCTGATGGTCGGAAGCCCCAAGCCGCAGGCGGAAGCGGCCCTGGATGCCGCCGCGGCCCGGCTGCGGGAGGCGGGGTACCCGGTTCATGCGGAGACCCGGCCCGGCCATGCCGAAGAGGTGATCGCCGCCTATGTGGAGCAGGCCGGCATCGACCTGCTGGTCATGGGCGCCTACGGGCATTCGCGCATCCGGAACCTGATCATCGGCAGCACCACCACCGCCATGGTCCGCGCCTGCAAGGTGCCGGTGCTGATGATCCGCTGA
- a CDS encoding SulP family inorganic anion transporter produces the protein MAFDVQRLRAEWFGNPRGDILAGLVVALALIPEAIAFSIIAGVDPKVGLYASFSIAVIIAFAGGRPGMISAATGAMALLMVDLVREHGVEYLFAATVLTGILQVIAGFLRLGALMRFVSRSVMTGFVNALAILIFMAQLPELVNVPSLTYVMVAAGLAIIYLLPLVTKAVPSPLVCIVVLTAVSIGFGLDLRTVGDMGELPSALPSFLIPDVPLNFETLAIIFPYALTMMVVGLLESLMTAQIVDDLTDTPSNKNRECVGQGVANFATGFLGGMAGCAMIGQSVINVKSGGRGRLSTFVAGSVLLFMIVVLGDWVRQIPMAALVAVMIMVSIGTFSWASLRDLRTNPKRSSVVMLATVVVVVFTHDLAQGVLVGVLLSGIFFASKVAQLFRVTSALSEDGRERTYIVEGQVFFASAADFAAAFDHKEALEKVRIDVSRAHIWDLSGVGALDMAVLKFRRDGAEVEIIGLNEASATLLDKLAIHDKPGAMERLMGH, from the coding sequence ATGGCTTTCGACGTCCAGCGGCTGCGCGCCGAATGGTTCGGCAATCCGCGGGGAGACATCCTCGCGGGTCTCGTTGTCGCTCTCGCTTTGATTCCGGAGGCGATCGCCTTTTCCATCATCGCCGGGGTCGATCCCAAGGTCGGCCTCTACGCCTCCTTCTCCATCGCCGTGATCATCGCCTTCGCCGGCGGCCGGCCGGGCATGATCTCGGCGGCGACGGGGGCCATGGCCCTGCTGATGGTCGATCTGGTGCGGGAACATGGCGTCGAGTACCTGTTCGCCGCCACGGTGCTGACCGGCATTCTCCAGGTGATCGCGGGATTTCTGCGCCTGGGTGCTTTGATGCGCTTCGTCTCCCGCTCGGTGATGACCGGGTTCGTCAACGCGCTCGCCATCCTGATCTTCATGGCGCAGCTCCCGGAACTGGTGAACGTCCCCTCCCTCACCTATGTGATGGTCGCGGCGGGGCTGGCGATCATCTATCTGCTGCCGCTGGTGACCAAGGCGGTGCCGTCCCCGCTGGTCTGCATCGTGGTGCTGACGGCCGTTTCCATCGGCTTCGGCCTCGATCTCCGCACCGTCGGCGACATGGGTGAGCTGCCCTCCGCCCTGCCGTCCTTCCTGATCCCGGACGTGCCGCTGAATTTCGAGACGCTGGCCATCATCTTCCCCTACGCGCTGACGATGATGGTCGTGGGCCTGCTGGAATCGCTGATGACGGCGCAGATCGTCGACGATCTGACGGATACGCCCAGCAACAAGAACCGCGAGTGCGTGGGCCAGGGCGTCGCCAACTTCGCCACCGGCTTCCTGGGCGGCATGGCGGGCTGCGCCATGATCGGCCAGTCGGTGATCAATGTGAAATCCGGCGGCCGTGGCCGGCTTTCCACCTTCGTGGCCGGTTCGGTTCTGCTGTTCATGATCGTGGTGCTGGGCGACTGGGTGCGGCAGATTCCCATGGCGGCCCTGGTGGCCGTGATGATCATGGTGTCCATCGGCACCTTCAGCTGGGCGTCGCTGAGGGACCTCAGGACCAATCCCAAGCGCTCCTCCGTGGTCATGCTGGCCACCGTGGTCGTGGTTGTCTTCACCCATGATCTGGCCCAGGGCGTGCTGGTCGGGGTGCTGCTGTCCGGCATCTTCTTCGCCTCCAAGGTGGCGCAGCTCTTCCGCGTCACCTCCGCCCTGTCCGAGGATGGGCGGGAGCGCACCTATATCGTCGAGGGGCAGGTCTTCTTCGCCTCCGCCGCCGATTTCGCCGCCGCCTTCGACCATAAGGAGGCGCTGGAGAAGGTCCGGATCGATGTCAGCCGCGCCCATATCTGGGACCTGTCCGGCGTTGGCGCCCTGGACATGGCCGTGCTGAAATTCCGCCGGGACGGTGCGGAGGTGGAGATCATCGGCCTGAACGAAGCGAGCGCCACCTTGCTGGACAAGCTCGCCATCCACGACAAGCCCGGCGCCATGGAGCGCCTGATGGGGCATTGA